In Vibrio sp. 10N, the following proteins share a genomic window:
- the relA gene encoding GTP diphosphokinase: protein MVAVRSAHLNPEEQFNLDNWIASLKQDKNTSKRLKDVYRQCEEIVADSDQGALLLWRGREMNEILITLSMDKATLVAAQLYPVVSSGLYDRELLEENYGKEIIKLIDGVEEMAAIGQLNVTLEGSEASGQVDNVRRMLLAMVDDFRCVIIKLAERICNLREVKDESDEVRCAAAKECANIYAPLANRLGIGQLKWEIEDYAFRYQQPDTYKQIAKQLSERRIVREQYIKDFVDDLTSEMQASSILAEVSGRPKHIYSIWRKMQKKNLDFDELFDVRAVRIIAERLQDCYAALGVVHTKYKHLPSEFDDYVANPKPNGYQSIHTVILGPEGKTIEIQIRTKQMHEDSELGVAAHWKYKEGGSGGRSGYDEKITWLRKLLDWQEEMSDSGEMLDELRSQVFDDRVYAFTPRGDVVDLPMGATPLDFAYHIHSEVGHRCIGAKVAGRIVPFTHKLAMGDQVEIITAKEPNPSRDWLNPTTGFVHSGRARAKINAWFRKQSREKNLEAGREILEAELVKIGATLKDAEQYALKRFNVNSADELYVGVGSGDLRINQIINHINALVNKPTAEEEDQQALEKLQESESKAPAQSRPHKDAVVVEGVDNLMTHLARCCQPIPGDQIKGYITQGRGISVHRADCEQLEELSHHAPERIIDTVWGGGFVGSYILTIRVEALERVGLIKDITTLLTNEKINVSSMRSRTDYKRQMTVMDFDLEVKNIEVLSRVSKRVEQIKDVMNVKRLG, encoded by the coding sequence ATGGTTGCGGTAAGAAGCGCGCATTTGAACCCAGAAGAACAATTCAATTTGGATAATTGGATTGCGTCACTAAAGCAAGATAAAAACACCTCGAAAAGATTGAAAGACGTTTACCGTCAGTGTGAGGAAATCGTTGCCGATAGTGATCAAGGGGCCTTGCTGTTGTGGCGCGGGAGAGAGATGAATGAAATCCTCATTACCCTTTCAATGGATAAAGCGACGCTGGTGGCAGCGCAGTTGTATCCAGTGGTCTCTAGCGGCTTGTATGATCGTGAGTTACTAGAAGAAAACTACGGCAAAGAAATCATCAAACTGATCGACGGCGTGGAAGAAATGGCCGCCATCGGTCAGCTCAACGTGACCCTTGAAGGCTCAGAAGCCTCGGGACAAGTCGATAACGTGCGTCGCATGTTGCTGGCGATGGTGGACGATTTCCGCTGCGTGATCATTAAGCTTGCTGAACGTATTTGTAATTTACGTGAAGTGAAAGATGAGTCCGATGAAGTGCGCTGTGCGGCCGCCAAAGAATGTGCCAATATCTACGCGCCACTTGCCAACCGTCTTGGCATCGGTCAGCTCAAATGGGAAATCGAAGACTACGCCTTCCGCTACCAGCAGCCAGACACTTACAAACAAATTGCCAAGCAGCTTTCCGAGCGACGCATTGTGCGTGAGCAATACATCAAAGACTTCGTTGATGATCTTACTAGCGAGATGCAAGCGTCGAGCATTCTTGCTGAAGTCAGCGGTCGTCCAAAGCACATCTACAGTATCTGGCGCAAGATGCAGAAGAAGAATCTGGATTTTGACGAGCTGTTTGACGTACGAGCAGTGCGAATCATCGCTGAGCGTTTGCAGGATTGCTACGCGGCACTTGGCGTCGTGCACACCAAATACAAACATTTACCTAGCGAATTCGACGATTACGTCGCTAACCCAAAACCGAATGGCTACCAATCGATTCATACCGTGATCTTGGGGCCAGAAGGCAAAACCATTGAAATCCAAATCCGTACTAAACAGATGCACGAAGACTCCGAGCTGGGTGTTGCCGCGCACTGGAAGTACAAGGAAGGGGGCAGTGGCGGTCGCAGTGGTTACGATGAGAAGATCACTTGGCTGCGTAAGCTACTCGATTGGCAAGAAGAGATGTCAGACTCTGGCGAAATGCTCGATGAGCTTCGTAGCCAGGTGTTTGATGATCGCGTTTATGCGTTTACACCACGTGGCGATGTGGTCGACTTGCCTATGGGTGCCACGCCGCTTGATTTTGCTTATCACATTCACTCTGAAGTTGGGCACCGCTGTATTGGCGCTAAGGTAGCAGGACGTATTGTTCCCTTTACCCACAAGTTGGCGATGGGTGACCAAGTTGAAATCATCACCGCGAAAGAGCCAAACCCTTCTCGTGATTGGCTCAACCCGACAACGGGATTTGTACACTCAGGTCGAGCGCGCGCTAAGATCAATGCGTGGTTTAGAAAGCAAAGCCGCGAGAAGAACCTAGAAGCGGGTCGTGAGATCCTTGAAGCTGAACTGGTGAAGATCGGTGCAACACTCAAAGATGCCGAGCAGTATGCCCTAAAACGCTTTAACGTGAATTCTGCTGATGAACTTTATGTCGGTGTGGGCAGTGGTGATCTAAGAATCAACCAGATCATCAACCACATCAACGCGTTGGTAAATAAGCCAACAGCGGAAGAGGAAGATCAGCAAGCACTTGAGAAGCTGCAAGAGTCAGAAAGCAAAGCGCCAGCGCAAAGCCGCCCGCATAAAGATGCGGTAGTGGTGGAAGGGGTGGATAACCTCATGACCCACCTAGCGCGCTGTTGTCAGCCTATTCCGGGCGATCAGATCAAAGGTTACATTACACAAGGACGCGGCATCTCGGTGCACCGCGCTGACTGTGAGCAGCTTGAAGAGCTCAGTCACCACGCGCCAGAGCGTATTATTGATACGGTGTGGGGCGGTGGGTTTGTTGGTTCTTATATTTTGACGATTCGTGTTGAAGCATTGGAGCGTGTTGGTCTTATCAAGGATATTACGACCTTGCTTACCAATGAAAAGATCAACGTATCGAGCATGCGCAGCCGTACTGATTACAAACGCCAGATGACAGTGATGGATTTTGATTTGGAAGTTAAAAATATCGAAGTACTGTCGCGGGTGTCAAAGCGTGTTGAACAGATCAAAGATGTGATGAATGTGAAGCGATTAGGCTAA
- the mazG gene encoding nucleoside triphosphate pyrophosphohydrolase — MTQPIDQLLSIMAQLRDEEKGCPWDRKQTFDTIVPHTIEETFEVVDAIHNKDWPNLKEELGDLLFQVIFYSQMAKEQGLFDFNEVVEGLNDKLTRRHPHVFSDVEFEDEAAINANWEAEKQKEKAQLGKTAQSILDSIPQSLPALSKANKIQKRCAKFGFDWDALGPVVEKVQEEIEEVVEEAIQVDVNEDKLEEEVGDLLFAAVNLARHLQKDPEVALRKANDKFSRRFKGVEARVTEEGKLLTDFSLQELDAFWNDVKKQENSSDL; from the coding sequence ATGACCCAACCTATAGACCAACTCCTCTCTATCATGGCGCAGCTTCGTGATGAAGAGAAAGGCTGCCCATGGGATAGAAAACAAACCTTCGACACCATAGTCCCGCACACCATCGAAGAAACCTTTGAAGTCGTCGATGCGATTCACAACAAAGACTGGCCGAACCTAAAAGAAGAGCTAGGCGATCTGCTGTTCCAAGTGATCTTCTATAGTCAAATGGCTAAAGAGCAGGGTTTGTTTGATTTTAATGAAGTAGTAGAAGGACTTAACGACAAGCTCACGCGCCGCCATCCGCACGTTTTTTCTGACGTTGAGTTTGAAGATGAAGCGGCGATCAATGCCAATTGGGAAGCAGAGAAACAGAAGGAAAAAGCGCAACTAGGCAAAACTGCGCAAAGTATTCTAGACTCAATACCACAGTCGCTTCCTGCGCTTTCCAAAGCCAACAAAATTCAGAAACGTTGTGCAAAATTTGGCTTCGATTGGGATGCTCTTGGGCCTGTGGTTGAGAAGGTTCAAGAAGAGATCGAAGAGGTCGTTGAAGAAGCGATTCAAGTCGATGTAAACGAAGACAAATTGGAAGAAGAAGTCGGCGATCTCTTGTTTGCCGCAGTGAATCTTGCTCGCCATTTGCAGAAAGATCCTGAAGTCGCGCTAAGAAAAGCCAACGACAAATTTTCTCGCCGATTTAAGGGGGTAGAAGCGCGTGTTACGGAGGAAGGTAAGTTATTGACGGACTTCAGTCTTCAAGAGCTGGATGCGTTTTGGAATGATGTAAAAAAACAAGAAAACAGCTCGGATTTGTGA
- the rlmD gene encoding 23S rRNA (uracil(1939)-C(5))-methyltransferase RlmD, with product MARFFKPTKKTSFSKKHQEVQIERMDHHGAGIGYLNKKPVFVEGALADEKVLVQLTESKAKFAKANLIKILKPSEQRVEPFCPHYHECGGCNQQHLERDEQIAHKERVLSQLMTKFAGQTLALSPSITGEGLGYRRRARLSIQVDKQRGLLMGFRRKQSNQIVDVDHCPVLDEKLNALIPELRAIFADFKQPNILGHLELVLGDAAPVAVIRHTKSLSDKDHARLLAFAEQVGMTLYFMPEANQLDRVVGEQPFYNEVGLKLPFLPSHFIQVNQAINQRMVAQALEWLAPESSDRVLDLFCGLGNFTLPLAKRCAHVVGVEGVQDMVDWATDNAKLNGLANVEFYQANLEQDLSQLPWASQQFDKILLDPARAGASGVIDQVSALGATRVLYVSCNPATLARDSQSLIEQGYTLTRLGMMDMFPHTSHLESMALFEK from the coding sequence ATGGCACGTTTTTTTAAACCAACAAAGAAAACTTCTTTCTCCAAAAAGCACCAAGAAGTGCAGATTGAACGCATGGATCACCACGGTGCCGGTATCGGCTATCTCAATAAAAAACCGGTATTTGTCGAGGGCGCGCTGGCGGATGAAAAGGTGTTGGTACAACTAACCGAGAGCAAAGCCAAATTTGCGAAAGCGAACCTCATCAAAATACTCAAGCCTTCTGAGCAACGCGTTGAGCCGTTTTGCCCGCATTACCATGAATGTGGCGGTTGTAATCAGCAGCACCTTGAACGTGATGAGCAAATTGCTCACAAAGAGCGTGTGCTGTCGCAGTTGATGACCAAATTTGCAGGACAAACACTGGCGTTATCGCCGTCTATTACCGGTGAAGGGCTTGGCTATCGCCGCCGTGCAAGGCTGAGTATTCAAGTCGATAAACAGCGTGGCCTGTTAATGGGGTTTCGCCGTAAGCAGAGTAATCAAATTGTCGATGTCGACCACTGCCCTGTGCTTGATGAGAAACTCAACGCGTTGATCCCTGAGCTAAGAGCCATTTTTGCTGATTTCAAGCAGCCAAATATTCTTGGCCACCTTGAACTTGTTTTGGGCGACGCAGCGCCCGTAGCTGTAATTCGACACACTAAGTCATTGAGTGACAAAGACCACGCTCGTCTATTGGCGTTTGCGGAGCAAGTTGGTATGACACTCTACTTTATGCCTGAAGCAAACCAACTCGATAGGGTGGTGGGTGAACAGCCGTTCTATAACGAAGTTGGTTTAAAGCTGCCATTTTTGCCTTCTCACTTTATTCAGGTTAACCAAGCAATTAATCAGCGTATGGTTGCCCAGGCATTAGAATGGTTAGCCCCAGAGTCATCTGATCGCGTATTGGATCTGTTCTGTGGTTTGGGTAACTTTACTTTGCCTTTGGCCAAGCGCTGCGCTCATGTGGTGGGTGTAGAAGGTGTACAAGATATGGTGGATTGGGCCACGGACAACGCGAAACTAAATGGTCTCGCTAATGTCGAATTTTATCAGGCCAATCTGGAGCAGGATCTGTCACAGCTGCCATGGGCATCGCAGCAATTCGACAAGATTTTGCTCGACCCAGCTAGGGCTGGCGCGAGCGGTGTAATAGACCAAGTTTCCGCGCTGGGTGCGACACGTGTCCTTTATGTTTCTTGCAATCCTGCTACCCTTGCGAGAGACAGTCAGAGCCTAATTGAACAAGGCTACACATTGACTCGTTTGGGTATGATGGATATGTTTCCTCATACCAGTCATCTAGAGTCGATGGCGTTGTTTGAAAAATAG